CGTGGAACAGCCGCATCGTCACGTCGTGATCGTCACAGATCTCACCCAGCCGACGCTGGTTCTTGTACAGCGACCAGTTCGCCGCGAGGAAGCCGTTCTCCTTGTTCGAGTCGGAGTAGCCCAGCATGATCTCCTGGGTGTCGTTGCGGGCCTCGAGAGCCTGCGCGTAGGCCTCGTTCTCGAACAGCGTCCCCATGATCCGACGAGCCCCCGAGAGAGCGTACTCGGTCTCGAGCAGCGGGACGATGTCGATCCCGCAGTGTTCGGGCAAGGAGACGACGTCGGCCTGATCGGCGAGAAAGAGGACCTCGAGGACGTGGCTTGGCTCCTCGGTCATCGAGATCGCATAGGTGTCGATCGCGTGGACGCCGTACTCGGTCTGCCAGTCGCCGAGCTCGTCGAACAGCGTCAGCACACGGGCCGAATCCTCCGAGAGCCCCTTGGTGTCTTCCAGATCGATCACGGGCTCGTCCTGGAGGACCGCGTCGGTCAGGAGCTCGACCCGTTCGTCCTCGTCGAGGCCGTGGTAGTCGATCCCCTGCCGTTCCAGCGCCGCGGCGATGGCGTCGGTGTGTTTCTGCTGGTGGTCCCGCAGGTCCATGCTGGCAAGCGAGAAGCCGAAGGTGGCGACCTGCCGCCGGATCGGGTCGACGTGGCCGTCGACGACGCTTCCGGCGCCGTTGTTCCGCAGGCTTCTGGCGACGAGTTCGAGATCGTCGAGCAGCTCGTCGACCTCCTCGTAGCCGCCCGGCCGGACGTCCCCGACCCGCGACAGGCGCTCGCGCATGAGTTTGAGCTTCTGGCGGTAGGGCTCGCCGGGGTACCGGTTTTCCGCGGTACGGGCGCTGCCGGGCAGCAGTTCCCGGTCGTCCTCGAGGCCGGCCTCGAACTCCGGGCCGACGTCGATCCGGCTGCCGTCCTGGCTCAACACACCCGAGAGACGCTTGAGCTGGGTGCGGTACTGCTCTAAGACGACCTCCCGCTGGCGCTCGAGGGTGTTCGCGGTGACCTCCGGGGTCACGTAGGGGTTGCCGTCCCGGTCGCTGCCGGCCCACGAGCGGAACTCGAACAGCTTCGGAATCTCGAGGCTGTGGCCGACCTCCTCGTCGATCGCGTCCGCGAGCTCGTCGTAGACCTCGCCGACGACGTCGAACAGCGTGTTCTCTAAGTACCACTGGACGTTGCGGGCCTCGTCGGCGACCTCCGGCTGCCGTTTCCGTACCTGGGGGGTCTGCCAGAGACTTGTCACCTCGGCATCGATATCTCGCCAGACCTGACCGCGCTCCTTGTCGGTCAGCAGTCGCTCGTCGAGCGTCTCGAGGTGGGTCGAGATCGTCCGCAGCTTCGATTTGACCGTCTTGCGCCGGGCCTCCGTCGGGTGGGCGGTGAACGTCGGCTCGATCAGGACGTCCTCGAGGACCTGCTGGACCGTCTCGACGTCCGTTTCGGCGAGTTCGGCCGCGGCCGTCTCGAGGCTGTCCTCGAGGGTATCCTCCTGGGAGCTGGTTCGGATCGAGCGGACGCGCTCGCGTTCCTCGGCGAGGTTGATGAGCTCGAAGTACGTCGTGAAGGCTCTGGCGACGATCCGCTGCTGGTGGGGCGAGAGGTTGTTGAGTTCGGTCGCGAGCGGGTCTCGCGACTCGAGCTCGCCCGAGCGGTAGTCGATCGCCGTCGTCCGACAGGATTCGACCGTCTCGAACGCCCGCCGCGAGGTCTGGTCCTCGAGGACGTCGCCGAGAAGCTCGCCCAGTTCGCGGACGTCCTGGCGGACCGTTCTGTTATGCAGTGTCATACGCCACCGTACGCACTACGGCTTAAAAAGGTCCGTACAGCCCCGAAGGCTTGCCTCACACATCTTTTTCCCTGATGGTCTCGGGCGGACGATCGGCTTCTGTGAACCGTCACGCTCCGAGCGCAACCGAGAGCAGTCGGAGTTCCGACTGCTCGTGGATCGGGGAGTCCGTGACCGTCGAGCGATCCGTGACGCCCGGTACAGGAGTGTACTGCCCCACCGGGAGGGCCGTCAGTCGGCCTCCCGGAGCGCCTCGTTCAACGCCGGCACGACCTCGTGGAGGTCGGCGACGACGGCCCAGTCGGCCTTCTGGACGATCGCCGCCTCGGAGTCGGTGTTGATCGCCAGGATCGAATCGGCACCCTTGCAGCCGACCATGTGCTGGACGGCGCCGCTGATCCCGCAGGCGATGTAGACGTCAGGGCTGATCTTCGCGCCCGTCTGGCCGACCTGGTCGTCGTGGGGGCGCCACCCCTCGTTGACAGCGGCCCGGGAGGCCCCGACGGTTCCACCCAGCAGCTCCGCCAGCTCCTCGAGCTGATCGTAGTCCTCGGCGCTGCCGACGCCTCGTCCCCCGCCGACGACGACCCGGGCCTCGCCCAGCGGGATCCCCTCTTCGTCGCCCGTCTCGACGCGGTCGAGCTGGACCGCGAGGTGTGCGTCCTCGAGATCGGGTTCGAACGCGGAGACGGTCGGCTCGGTCGCGGACGACGCGGGTTCGGCCGGGAACTCGTGTTCGGCGGCCGTCAGCAGCTTTCGCTCGCCCTCGAGGCGGGCGTGCTCGATCAGGCTACCGCCCCAGCGGTTCCGCCGGAGCTCGTAGGCGCCGTCGTCGACCTCGACTTCGAGACAGTTCGTCGCCAGCGGCGCGTCGAGTTTCGCGCCGACGCGTGCGAGGACGTCGTGCCCGCGGTCGGTTCCCGGACCGACGATCGTCGCTGCCCCGCGGTCGTCGGCGAGCTGGACGACGCTCTCCGCCCACGCGTCGGGCGCGTAGCGCTCGAGGCGGTCGTGGGCAACGTGGTGGAGCTCCGCGACGCCGTGGGCGCCGAGGACGTCGGCCAGCGCCGCGGCCCCGTCGCCGAAGGCGACGGCCGCCAGCGCCCGGTCCTCGGCGTCGGCCAGCTCGCGGGCCAGCGCCAGCGCCTCGAGGGAGGTCTCCTCGGGCGCCCCGCCGTCGTGTTCGACCAACGCGAGGATCATACGACCTCGACCTCTTCCTCGAGGACGGCGACGATCTCCGGGACCGCCTCGGGCCCCTCGCCCAGCACCTCGGCGGGCGAGTCGTCGGTCTCGGGCGCTTCCAGGCGGACCTTCTCGAGGCCGTCCGTTCGGGGCTCGGCCTCGGGTTCGAGGCGCTCGATCTCCTGCTGACGGGCCTGCATCTTGGCCCGCATCGAGGCGTAGCGGGGCTCGTTGAGTCCTTCCTTGACTGTCACGACGGCTGGCAGATCGAGTTCGTAGACCTCCTCTCCGCCGGAGATCTCGCGTCTCGCGATCGCCGTCCCGTCCTCGACGTCGAGGTCCTTGATCCCCGTGACACAGGGGTAGCCGAGCGCGTTCGCGACGCGGACGCCGACCTGGTAGTTGGCCGCGTCGGCCGACTCGTTGCCGAACAACAGCAGGTCGAAGGCGCCGTCCTCGTCGGCGACCCGTTCGATTCCGTCGGCGAGCGCGTCCGCGGTCGCCCGCGGGGACCACTCCGCACCGTCGGTCTCGAGCAGCGTTGCCTCGTCGGCCTGCATGGCCAGTCCCGTCCGGAGCTGTTCCTCCGCTTCGGGCGGGCCGAGGGTAAGGACGTGGGTCGAGCCGCCGTGAGTCTCGACCTTCGCGACGGCCTCCTCGATCGCACACTCCTCGTGGGGGCTCATCGTAAACCCCAGCCCGCTCGTGTCGATCCGTTGCTCGTCGTCGGTGAGGACGATCTTAGCGCCCGTGTTCGGGACGCGTTTGATACAGGCGAGTACCTTCATGGTTAGCTCCGGATGCGGTCGTTTGCGGGGTCGAACAGCGGCTCGCTGCCGGCGACTTCGACTTCGACGGGGTACTGCTGGCCCATGTACTCGACCGCGAGCTCGCGGCCCTCCACGGCGTACTCCGGTGGAAGGTACGCCATCAGGAGGTGTTTGCCGACGGTCGGCCCCGTCCCCGCGCTGGTCACGTAGGACTCGCGACCCTCCTCGTCGACGATCACCTCGCCGTCGTCGTCGAGGACGGGCTCGCCGCCGAGCATGAACCGGCGCTCCCCGTCCTCGGGCGCGTGGTCGGCAACGGAGAGGGTACACAGCGTCGCCGCGTTCTCGGTCTCTACGGCCTCGGCGTAGGCCTCCTTCCCGACGAAGTCGGCGTCCTTGACCCCGTGGAAGGTCAGGCCCGCCTCCGAGGGGTCGTACTCCAGCTCGAGCTCGTGACCGTAGAGGCGGTACCCCTTCTCCATGCGGCCGGTGGTGCCGTAGACGCCCATCCCGACGGGGCGGATGTCGTGGTCCGCGCCGGCGTCCTCGAGCAGCTCCCAGAGCCGTCGGCCCTGACCCATCGGGGCGTAGAGCTCCCAGCCCCGCTCGCCGACGTAGGAGAGCCGCATCGCCCAGGCGTCGATCTCGCCGATCGTGAGCTCCCGGGCGGTGTACGGCGGGAACGCCTCGTGGGAGACGTCCTCCTCGGCGACAGACTGGACGACCTTGCGGGCCGTTGGCCCCCAGACGCCCAGCGTACACAGCGACTCGGTGTTGTCGATCATCGTGACGTCGGCGTCCTCGGGGATGTGACTCCCGAACCAGGCCCGATCGGAGCCCGCGGCCGCCCCGCCCGTGATCAGCCGGAAGTGATCGGGGCCGATCCGGGCGATCGTCAGATCGGAGACGAAGCCGCCGTTTTCCGCAAGGATCGGCGTGTACACCGTCTTCCCGACGTCGACGTCGATCCGGCCGACGGCCATCCCCTCGAGGAACTCGCAGGCGTCCTCGCCGACGAAATCGAAGATGCCAAAGCCCATATCGCCGACCATCGCGACCTCGTCGCGCATGTGGAGGTGTTCGGCCAGAATAATGGGAGACCACCACCGCGAGTCCCACTCGTTGGGCCGTTCGAGCCCCTCGAGATCGTCGGCGTAGCGCTCGAGGAGGTCCTCGTTTGACTCGTACCACTGGGGCCGTTCCCAGCCCGCGGCCTCGAAAAAGCGCGCGTCGAGTTCGTCCTGGCGGTCGTAGAACGGACTCGTGCGCAGCGGGCGGGAGCTCTGCCACTGCTCGTGGGGGTGGACGATGCCGTAGATCTTCTGGAACCCCTCGTGGGCGCGGTTCTTGACGAACTGCCTCGAAGTGCCGTACTCGTAGAACCGGTTGACGTCCGAGCCGTGGAGGTCGATGTCGGACCAGCCACGAGTCATCCACTGGGCGACGGCCTCGCCGACGGCGGGTGCCTCCTTGATCCAGACCGCGGCACAGGACCACAGCCCGTCGACGTCCTGTAGCGGCCCCAGAAGCGGCGCCCCGTCGGGGGTGACCGACAGCAGGCCGTCGATCTCGTGGCGGACGCCGGCCTCGGGATCGTCCAGCAGTTCGGGAACGATCTCGAGGGCGTCGTGCATCGACTGCTCGAACGCGTCGTCGGTCAGCGGCGGCTGGGTCGGCGACAGCGGCGCCTCGTCGATCGAGGGGATCTCGTCGACGTCCCAGAGGATCGGGCGGTGCTGGTAGGAGCCGACCTCGAGGTCGTTGCCGTGCTGGCGCTCGTACATCTGGGTGTCCATATCCCGGACAACGGGGAAGGAGATCTCACCCTCGTACTCCTCAAAAAAGGAGATCGGACCGACGCTGACCATCTGGTGGACCGCCGGCGTCAGCGGGATCTCGGCGCCGGCCATCGCGGCGATCTTCGGACTCCAGAGCCCGCAGGCGATGGCGACCTCGTCGGCCTCGACGGTTCCCCGGTCCGTCTCGACCGCGGTGATCGCGCCGTCCTCGACGTGGAGATCCAGCACCGTCGTATTTGGCGACACCGTCAGCCCGCCGTCGGTGTACTCTTCCGCGCGGGCCCGCATTACCTCGCCGGCCCGTAGCGGATCGCAGGTCCCCGCACCCGGGCTGTAGAAGCCACCCTCGATGATGTCGGTGTTGACGTAGGGAACCATCTCCTCGATCTCCGCGACCGAGAGCATGCGTCCGGGCTCGCCCCAGGCCTTCGCGGACTGAACGCGCCGTCGGAGCTCTTCCATGCGCTCTTCGGTCCGGGCCACCTCGATCCCGCCGCTGTTCGTGAAGGTGTCCATGTCCTCGTACTGCTCGATGCTCCGGCGGGTGAGGTGGGTCATCTCCTTGGAGTGCTCGACCGGCATCAGGAAGTTCGACGCGTGACCCGTCGAACCGCCGGGATCCGGCAGCGGTCCCTTGTCCAGCAACAGGATATCCTCCCGCCCCTGTTTCGCGAGGTGGTACGCGAGGCTGTTGCCGACGATCCCCGCGCCGATGACGACCGTCCTCGCACTCGAGGGGACGGCGTCGCTCATCCACGCTCACCTCTCTCGAATCCGTCCGTCCGTCTTCCGTTCGGATACCAATCCCCTCTCCTGTGTGTGTTGTTATCTCCCATACTACGTTCAGTGTCGTGTCAACGATATCCAGGATATTAAATTCCCGTAGTAGCCGTGAGAACGTCGGGTTACGGCCGAACCGGTTCGGCCCACACCCCCCACGTTATTATCGCTGACGAGCGAGGCGTCGGCCGAGCGTCGTCGAGGGCGGTGGGCGTCGTATCCGGAACAATACATGTGAGCTAACACTTATCACCGGTTCGAGAAAACGTATGCTAGATGACTGATTCGAACCAGGACGGGAGGATCCCGACCGACTACGAGATCGCACAGAACGCCGAGAAGCGTCCGATCGACGACGTCGTCGAGCCGTTCGGACTCGACGCCGAGGACCTCGAACTGATCGGCGAACACAAGGCGAAGGTTTCCTTCGACGCGATCGAACG
This genomic window from Natronococcus occultus SP4 contains:
- the ppc gene encoding phosphoenolpyruvate carboxylase; translated protein: MTLHNRTVRQDVRELGELLGDVLEDQTSRRAFETVESCRTTAIDYRSGELESRDPLATELNNLSPHQQRIVARAFTTYFELINLAEERERVRSIRTSSQEDTLEDSLETAAAELAETDVETVQQVLEDVLIEPTFTAHPTEARRKTVKSKLRTISTHLETLDERLLTDKERGQVWRDIDAEVTSLWQTPQVRKRQPEVADEARNVQWYLENTLFDVVGEVYDELADAIDEEVGHSLEIPKLFEFRSWAGSDRDGNPYVTPEVTANTLERQREVVLEQYRTQLKRLSGVLSQDGSRIDVGPEFEAGLEDDRELLPGSARTAENRYPGEPYRQKLKLMRERLSRVGDVRPGGYEEVDELLDDLELVARSLRNNGAGSVVDGHVDPIRRQVATFGFSLASMDLRDHQQKHTDAIAAALERQGIDYHGLDEDERVELLTDAVLQDEPVIDLEDTKGLSEDSARVLTLFDELGDWQTEYGVHAIDTYAISMTEEPSHVLEVLFLADQADVVSLPEHCGIDIVPLLETEYALSGARRIMGTLFENEAYAQALEARNDTQEIMLGYSDSNKENGFLAANWSLYKNQRRLGEICDDHDVTMRLFHGRGGSISRGGGPMNEALLALPNSTVTGQVKFTEQGEAIAEKYANPRIAERNIEQMLNAQLRARLYAEEQPEEDIDEEWIEAMETMADTARREYRDLLESEGFVRYFEQATPITVIEDLDLGSRPASRSGERTVEDLRAIPWVFSWTQSRCILPGWYALATGIDAYLEDGGSEETLQEMYEEWAFFRTTLDNAALSLSRTELEIAETYAGMADADLRDRFFPRLSEEYERAAELVTTIGGREELHTRDWLGENLERRNPYVDPLNLLQVYLLDRTHRTDIEERTLRLTVKGIAAGMKNTG
- a CDS encoding electron transfer flavoprotein subunit alpha/FixB family protein; translated protein: MILALVEHDGGAPEETSLEALALARELADAEDRALAAVAFGDGAAALADVLGAHGVAELHHVAHDRLERYAPDAWAESVVQLADDRGAATIVGPGTDRGHDVLARVGAKLDAPLATNCLEVEVDDGAYELRRNRWGGSLIEHARLEGERKLLTAAEHEFPAEPASSATEPTVSAFEPDLEDAHLAVQLDRVETGDEEGIPLGEARVVVGGGRGVGSAEDYDQLEELAELLGGTVGASRAAVNEGWRPHDDQVGQTGAKISPDVYIACGISGAVQHMVGCKGADSILAINTDSEAAIVQKADWAVVADLHEVVPALNEALREAD
- a CDS encoding electron transfer flavoprotein subunit beta/FixA family protein, translated to MKVLACIKRVPNTGAKIVLTDDEQRIDTSGLGFTMSPHEECAIEEAVAKVETHGGSTHVLTLGPPEAEEQLRTGLAMQADEATLLETDGAEWSPRATADALADGIERVADEDGAFDLLLFGNESADAANYQVGVRVANALGYPCVTGIKDLDVEDGTAIARREISGGEEVYELDLPAVVTVKEGLNEPRYASMRAKMQARQQEIERLEPEAEPRTDGLEKVRLEAPETDDSPAEVLGEGPEAVPEIVAVLEEEVEVV
- a CDS encoding GcvT family protein encodes the protein MSDAVPSSARTVVIGAGIVGNSLAYHLAKQGREDILLLDKGPLPDPGGSTGHASNFLMPVEHSKEMTHLTRRSIEQYEDMDTFTNSGGIEVARTEERMEELRRRVQSAKAWGEPGRMLSVAEIEEMVPYVNTDIIEGGFYSPGAGTCDPLRAGEVMRARAEEYTDGGLTVSPNTTVLDLHVEDGAITAVETDRGTVEADEVAIACGLWSPKIAAMAGAEIPLTPAVHQMVSVGPISFFEEYEGEISFPVVRDMDTQMYERQHGNDLEVGSYQHRPILWDVDEIPSIDEAPLSPTQPPLTDDAFEQSMHDALEIVPELLDDPEAGVRHEIDGLLSVTPDGAPLLGPLQDVDGLWSCAAVWIKEAPAVGEAVAQWMTRGWSDIDLHGSDVNRFYEYGTSRQFVKNRAHEGFQKIYGIVHPHEQWQSSRPLRTSPFYDRQDELDARFFEAAGWERPQWYESNEDLLERYADDLEGLERPNEWDSRWWSPIILAEHLHMRDEVAMVGDMGFGIFDFVGEDACEFLEGMAVGRIDVDVGKTVYTPILAENGGFVSDLTIARIGPDHFRLITGGAAAGSDRAWFGSHIPEDADVTMIDNTESLCTLGVWGPTARKVVQSVAEEDVSHEAFPPYTARELTIGEIDAWAMRLSYVGERGWELYAPMGQGRRLWELLEDAGADHDIRPVGMGVYGTTGRMEKGYRLYGHELELEYDPSEAGLTFHGVKDADFVGKEAYAEAVETENAATLCTLSVADHAPEDGERRFMLGGEPVLDDDGEVIVDEEGRESYVTSAGTGPTVGKHLLMAYLPPEYAVEGRELAVEYMGQQYPVEVEVAGSEPLFDPANDRIRS